The uncultured Desulfobulbus sp. genome window below encodes:
- the nhaD gene encoding sodium:proton antiporter NhaD — MNFVCKTLGLALLSLFTLTASTAWAAGGGAQLDLTTSPVGYLCLALFIGAYALVIAEEYTHMRKSKPVLLAAGLIWGIIAWVYASNGFTHEAETAVRHNILEYAELFLFLLVAMTYINAMEERQVFAALRDRLVGAGYSLRKLFWVTGLLAFFISPIADNLTTALLMCAVVLAIGRDNQKFVLLACINIVVAANAGGAFSPFGDITTLMVWQKGVVDFWTFFHLFIPSAVNWLVPASIMHFAIPQEQPAACEGMVSMKRGAVVVMLLFLATIATAVSFHNFLHLPPMMGMMTGLAYLKFYGFYLKKTHKNLPGSAGYDLEKADERIGDTVAFDVFRKVARAEWDTLMFFYGVILCVGGLGFIGYLTIVSQVMYGDWGPMAANTMVGVLSALVDNIPVMFAVLTMYPDMSMGHWLLVTLTAGVGGSMLSIGSAAGVALMGQARGQYTFFGHLRWLPAIALGYAASIVAHILINGRFFDGVPLS, encoded by the coding sequence GTGAACTTTGTTTGTAAAACCCTGGGCCTGGCCCTACTCAGTCTTTTCACCTTGACCGCTTCCACGGCCTGGGCCGCTGGTGGGGGCGCACAGCTTGATTTAACAACAAGCCCTGTGGGCTATCTCTGCCTGGCTCTTTTTATCGGTGCCTATGCGCTGGTGATTGCGGAAGAGTACACCCACATGCGAAAATCCAAACCTGTTCTTTTGGCAGCGGGCCTCATCTGGGGGATTATTGCCTGGGTCTATGCCAGTAACGGTTTTACCCATGAGGCCGAAACCGCGGTACGACACAATATTCTGGAATATGCAGAGCTCTTTCTCTTTTTGCTGGTTGCCATGACCTATATCAACGCCATGGAAGAACGGCAGGTCTTTGCCGCTCTGCGTGACCGGCTGGTTGGAGCGGGCTATTCGCTCCGTAAACTCTTTTGGGTGACCGGACTTCTTGCCTTTTTCATCTCACCCATTGCCGATAATCTGACGACAGCCCTCTTGATGTGTGCTGTGGTCCTGGCCATTGGCAGGGACAATCAGAAGTTTGTTCTCCTTGCCTGTATTAATATCGTGGTGGCAGCAAACGCCGGTGGCGCCTTCAGTCCCTTTGGCGATATCACAACCCTCATGGTCTGGCAGAAGGGTGTGGTTGATTTCTGGACCTTTTTCCATCTTTTCATCCCCTCGGCTGTGAATTGGCTGGTTCCGGCTTCTATCATGCATTTTGCCATTCCCCAGGAGCAACCCGCCGCCTGCGAAGGAATGGTCTCCATGAAACGTGGGGCGGTGGTGGTTATGTTGCTGTTTTTGGCAACCATAGCCACGGCGGTGAGTTTTCATAATTTTCTCCATTTGCCGCCTATGATGGGGATGATGACAGGACTGGCCTATCTTAAGTTTTATGGATTTTATCTCAAAAAGACCCATAAAAATCTCCCCGGATCAGCAGGCTATGACCTCGAGAAAGCGGATGAGCGTATCGGTGATACCGTTGCCTTTGATGTCTTTCGCAAGGTGGCCCGGGCTGAGTGGGATACCCTGATGTTTTTCTATGGTGTCATTCTCTGTGTCGGTGGCCTGGGGTTTATCGGCTATCTGACCATAGTTTCCCAGGTGATGTACGGTGATTGGGGCCCAATGGCTGCGAATACCATGGTTGGCGTGCTCTCTGCCCTGGTGGACAATATTCCGGTGATGTTCGCGGTGCTCACCATGTATCCGGATATGTCCATGGGCCATTGGCTGCTTGTCACCCTCACCGCAGGCGTTGGCGGCAGTATGCTCTCCATCGGCTCGGCCGCAGGGGTCGCCCTTATGGGGCAGGCGCGTGGTCAATACACCTTTTTCGGTCATCTGCGCTGGTTGCCTGCCATTGCTCTTGGTTACGCAGCCAGTATCGTGGCGCATATACTCATCAACGGGCGTTTTTTTGACGGAGTGCCGCTGAGCTGA
- a CDS encoding response regulator, with product MIQSKILIIDDEVEFASTLRQRLALRDIDVNDAHSGTEGLEQLAAAPPDIVLLDLKMPDMSGLDILGLIKEKYPQTEVIMLTGHGSVAAGIEAMEKGAFDYIMKPVDLRDLLIKIEQAAAGMEQRSHGQ from the coding sequence ATGATACAGAGCAAAATACTCATTATAGATGATGAAGTGGAGTTCGCTTCCACTCTGCGCCAGCGACTCGCTCTTCGGGATATCGATGTCAACGATGCGCATAGCGGCACAGAAGGGCTTGAGCAGCTTGCGGCCGCACCCCCTGATATTGTCCTCTTGGATTTAAAGATGCCGGATATGTCCGGCCTGGATATTCTTGGCCTAATCAAGGAAAAATACCCGCAAACCGAGGTGATCATGCTGACCGGGCATGGGTCTGTGGCTGCCGGAATCGAGGCCATGGAGAAAGGGGCTTTTGACTACATCATGAAGCCGGTGGACTTACGTGATCTGCTCATCAAAATAGAACAGGCCGCTGCCGGTATGGAACAGAGATCTCATGGACAGTGA
- a CDS encoding sigma-54 dependent transcriptional regulator, giving the protein MENSRINPINILCVDDGRELASQVIRIFDENLISLSYEKSLEKVADRFERAAFDLMLFSSSVTDLNPDDALEIIELVCAKCPSTQILFFAHPGTLKIAHQALRAGVYHYSALPVSNEELKLLIETAVDRKPQVGVNLLLQSEVDKNTFESMIGRSTAMQQVYQQISQAAATDIPVLIAGETGTGKELAALAIHELSDRNNAPYVPVHIGSLPTDLVASELFGHERGAFSGATSMRKGCFEVADGGTVFMDEIATIDEKMQVSLLRLLETNQYCRIGSQHQIPVDVRVIAASNADLAAEIRQGNFREDLYYRLDVLHITMPPLRERHGDLHLLVDHFTQQSCNSFQKYIRGMSPGFINCLESYPWPGNVRELKNVIQRAVITSTGDVLERKELPPRIAKFRHADVKVVVRVGMTLEEVEKEIIARTLEHTSQNRTQASDILGISRRSLYNKMRKFNMLSKR; this is encoded by the coding sequence ATGGAGAACAGCCGAATAAACCCGATAAATATACTTTGCGTCGACGATGGCCGAGAGCTCGCCAGCCAGGTGATACGGATATTTGACGAAAATCTCATTTCCTTATCCTATGAAAAAAGCCTGGAAAAAGTCGCCGATCGCTTTGAACGAGCGGCCTTTGACCTGATGTTGTTTTCAAGCTCTGTTACAGATCTCAATCCCGACGATGCCCTTGAAATTATAGAACTCGTTTGCGCAAAATGCCCGAGTACTCAAATTCTATTTTTTGCTCATCCCGGTACCTTGAAAATTGCCCATCAAGCACTCCGAGCCGGGGTCTATCACTACTCCGCCCTGCCCGTATCTAACGAGGAACTCAAACTTCTCATTGAAACCGCAGTTGATCGAAAACCCCAGGTAGGAGTGAATCTCTTGCTGCAATCAGAGGTGGATAAAAATACCTTTGAAAGCATGATTGGTCGTTCAACTGCCATGCAGCAGGTCTATCAACAAATCAGTCAGGCCGCGGCCACAGATATCCCCGTACTGATTGCCGGTGAAACCGGCACAGGAAAAGAACTTGCCGCACTCGCTATCCATGAACTCAGTGATCGGAACAATGCGCCATATGTTCCTGTGCATATTGGCTCGCTGCCCACCGACCTGGTGGCCAGCGAGCTCTTTGGTCATGAACGAGGCGCCTTTTCCGGAGCAACTTCCATGCGAAAAGGTTGTTTTGAAGTGGCTGATGGGGGCACGGTCTTCATGGATGAGATTGCCACCATTGATGAAAAGATGCAGGTCAGCTTGCTGCGCTTGCTGGAAACTAACCAATATTGCCGCATCGGCAGTCAGCATCAGATCCCGGTAGATGTTCGCGTCATCGCTGCTTCCAACGCTGATCTGGCGGCTGAGATTCGCCAGGGGAACTTTCGCGAAGATCTGTATTACCGTCTCGACGTGTTGCACATCACCATGCCCCCGTTGCGGGAGCGGCATGGCGACCTACATTTGCTGGTGGACCATTTCACCCAGCAATCCTGCAATAGCTTTCAGAAATATATACGCGGGATGTCACCGGGGTTCATCAACTGCCTGGAGTCCTACCCCTGGCCCGGCAATGTACGTGAATTGAAAAATGTTATTCAACGGGCAGTCATCACCAGTACAGGTGATGTGCTGGAACGGAAGGAACTTCCACCCCGCATAGCAAAATTTCGCCATGCGGATGTGAAAGTGGTGGTGCGTGTAGGAATGACGCTTGAAGAAGTGGAAAAAGAAATTATCGCCCGCACTCTGGAGCATACCAGCCAGAACAGAACGCAGGCGAGCGATATACTCGGAATATCGAGAAGATCACTCTACAACAAAATGCGCAAATTCAATATGCTGAGCAAGAGGTAA
- a CDS encoding sigma 54-interacting transcriptional regulator, protein MKHASFLKNQTIMVELLNAIPHGIALLDANLCIAGMNRFLEAMLGYTTEEVRGIYGDYILRTNLGSNDQVVRSVMETGQSVSLDSSIINKARKRIPVGCTISRLEDETGAMAVLIVLEDMSALQEARAACKNADAAGDILGHSPQMKEVFAMMSVLAKTDASVLITGETGTGKDKIAEQLHNLSSRGRQPFIKVNCGALPEALLESELFGHVKGAFTGAVKEHKGMFRLADKGTIFLTEIGDLSLPLQVKLLSVLDDHEFYPVGSSKKVTVDVRVIAATHKPLRAEVRRGTFREDLFYRLNVLHLHVPPLREREGDVRLLLDHFLQFFAQRLGKSMTGFTAKAVEALVHFSYPGNVRELRNIVEYAVNMSRNERVSYKDLPPYALSPVGADFQEKEQVDSPLPARSVPLEKPTKPLAGWAEMERNRLLEALGKTGGNRSEAAALLGCGRTTLWRKMKKYDLA, encoded by the coding sequence ATGAAACACGCCTCCTTTCTCAAGAATCAGACCATCATGGTCGAGTTACTCAACGCCATTCCCCACGGGATTGCCCTGTTGGATGCCAACCTCTGCATCGCCGGTATGAACCGCTTTCTTGAAGCCATGCTTGGCTATACCACAGAAGAGGTCCGGGGGATTTATGGTGACTATATTCTTCGTACCAATCTTGGCAGCAACGATCAGGTGGTCCGTTCGGTCATGGAAACAGGGCAATCGGTTTCTCTGGACAGCAGCATCATCAATAAGGCTCGTAAGAGAATTCCGGTTGGCTGTACCATCTCCCGGCTTGAAGACGAAACCGGGGCCATGGCTGTCTTGATTGTTCTGGAGGATATGTCAGCCCTGCAGGAGGCACGGGCGGCCTGTAAAAATGCAGATGCCGCTGGGGATATTCTTGGGCACAGCCCCCAGATGAAAGAGGTCTTCGCCATGATGTCGGTCCTGGCGAAAACCGATGCCTCGGTGCTGATTACCGGCGAGACCGGAACGGGGAAAGATAAGATTGCCGAGCAGTTGCATAATCTTTCCTCCAGGGGGAGGCAGCCTTTTATCAAGGTGAACTGTGGCGCTCTGCCTGAGGCGCTGCTGGAATCGGAGCTCTTTGGTCATGTCAAAGGGGCTTTTACCGGGGCGGTCAAAGAACACAAGGGCATGTTTCGTCTGGCGGATAAGGGCACCATTTTTTTAACAGAAATTGGTGATTTATCTCTTCCGTTGCAGGTGAAACTCCTTTCCGTGCTCGACGATCACGAATTTTATCCGGTGGGTTCCAGTAAAAAAGTGACGGTCGATGTGCGGGTTATTGCCGCGACCCATAAACCGTTGCGAGCGGAAGTGCGACGTGGAACCTTTCGTGAGGACCTGTTTTATAGGCTCAATGTCCTTCATCTGCATGTACCACCGCTCCGGGAGCGGGAAGGCGATGTACGTTTACTCCTTGATCATTTTCTTCAGTTTTTTGCTCAACGATTGGGCAAAAGTATGACGGGGTTTACCGCCAAGGCAGTAGAGGCGCTTGTTCATTTTTCCTATCCGGGCAATGTGCGGGAGCTGCGCAATATTGTGGAATATGCCGTTAATATGAGTCGCAATGAAAGGGTGAGCTATAAGGATCTGCCGCCCTATGCCCTAAGTCCTGTCGGGGCTGATTTTCAGGAAAAAGAACAGGTGGATTCACCGCTCCCCGCACGATCTGTTCCCCTGGAAAAGCCGACCAAACCGCTGGCTGGATGGGCGGAGATGGAGCGCAACCGTTTGCTTGAAGCGCTGGGGAAAACCGGAGGCAACCGTTCTGAAGCCGCAGCCCTGCTCGGATGCGGACGGACAACCCTGTGGCGAAAAATGAAGAAGTATGATCTGGCCTAG
- a CDS encoding ATP-binding protein, with product MNSKRMWISRLLPSPSEYFEDTAEMEKNYRYFSRRLFILLLGLTMTPLIIVSALSHYQYQNLLQKNELTQLVLNLEQSQNTIERFVSKLQSIIKFVARDDRYEELKNTEELQALFVRLQHEYPDFADIEVINSSGRQESYIGPYQLSGNDYTQQNWYKEVLQRGVYISNVYSGFRQVPHFVIAVSRTLPNNQGSWVLRVTIDGNTLQRYVDTGVTSSISDVYLVDSEGNLQTKPRKYGKIGEKCILLHDCGLTRYSISDTLADYQQLLVKKADVTVVKTPEGEEVLHATIDLQSTPWSLVLVKTLYLHGDAWFYFQLRLFSIILGCILLGVLILLRMSNGITEHIRRSDKRRQHFFLEAESANKLAAIGRLAAGVAHEINNPLSIINQKTGLVMDYFEMTEDFKYKQAMEQALNGVQQSVNRCRTITHRLLGFARHTDVMIEELDMNQLLQEVVAFLAKEATYNQIAINFDLDEGLQHIQSDRGQLQQVFLNIINNAIDAIGSQGNITLKTRRDAAIGIRIMVTDDGPGMAPEVVQRIFDPFFTTKETGKGTGLGLSITYGILKKLGGDIQVSSEPGQGATFTIVLPLVQEQQ from the coding sequence ATGAACAGCAAACGAATGTGGATATCACGACTGTTGCCTTCCCCCTCGGAGTATTTTGAAGATACCGCTGAGATGGAGAAAAACTATCGCTATTTTTCACGGCGACTCTTTATTCTGCTTCTTGGGCTCACCATGACTCCACTGATCATAGTTTCTGCCCTCTCACATTATCAATACCAGAATTTATTACAGAAAAATGAGCTCACCCAGCTGGTGCTCAATCTGGAACAGTCGCAAAACACCATTGAGCGTTTTGTGTCCAAACTCCAATCCATTATCAAGTTTGTCGCCCGGGACGACCGTTACGAGGAACTGAAAAATACAGAAGAGCTCCAGGCCTTGTTTGTGCGGCTGCAGCATGAATATCCGGATTTTGCCGACATCGAAGTGATAAATTCCAGCGGGCGTCAGGAATCTTATATAGGTCCTTATCAGTTGAGCGGCAATGATTATACCCAACAAAATTGGTACAAAGAGGTGCTGCAACGTGGAGTTTACATAAGCAATGTGTATTCCGGATTTCGCCAGGTGCCCCATTTTGTTATCGCGGTTAGTAGAACGCTACCAAATAACCAAGGGTCCTGGGTGCTGCGGGTAACCATTGACGGCAATACGCTCCAGCGGTATGTGGATACCGGCGTGACTAGCTCGATCAGTGATGTCTACCTGGTGGATTCCGAAGGGAATCTGCAAACAAAGCCTCGAAAGTACGGTAAGATCGGGGAAAAATGCATCCTGCTTCATGATTGCGGACTGACGCGATACTCCATCAGTGATACCTTGGCCGACTACCAACAGCTTCTGGTGAAGAAAGCTGATGTGACCGTGGTCAAGACTCCCGAAGGAGAAGAGGTGCTCCATGCCACCATTGATCTGCAGTCAACCCCCTGGAGCTTGGTACTGGTGAAAACCCTCTATCTCCACGGAGATGCCTGGTTCTATTTTCAGTTACGGCTGTTCAGTATTATCCTGGGCTGTATTCTTTTGGGGGTGTTGATCCTGTTGCGCATGAGTAACGGTATTACCGAGCATATTCGGCGTTCGGATAAGCGCAGGCAGCATTTCTTTTTGGAGGCAGAAAGTGCCAATAAACTCGCGGCTATCGGTCGTCTGGCAGCTGGAGTGGCCCATGAGATCAACAATCCCCTGTCAATCATTAATCAGAAAACCGGTTTGGTGATGGATTATTTTGAAATGACAGAGGATTTCAAATATAAACAGGCCATGGAGCAGGCCCTCAACGGGGTGCAGCAGTCAGTGAACCGGTGTCGAACGATCACCCATCGTCTCCTGGGTTTTGCTCGCCATACGGATGTCATGATCGAAGAACTCGACATGAATCAATTGTTGCAAGAGGTTGTGGCCTTCCTCGCCAAAGAGGCAACCTATAACCAGATTGCCATCAACTTTGATCTGGATGAGGGGCTGCAGCATATTCAGAGTGATCGGGGGCAGTTGCAGCAGGTTTTTCTCAATATTATCAACAACGCTATCGACGCCATCGGCAGTCAGGGAAATATTACTCTGAAAACACGACGGGACGCCGCCATCGGTATACGTATCATGGTGACAGATGATGGGCCCGGAATGGCTCCGGAGGTCGTGCAGCGGATATTTGATCCATTTTTTACCACCAAAGAAACTGGGAAAGGGACAGGCCTTGGCCTGTCGATCACCTACGGCATACTCAAAAAACTCGGAGGCGACATTCAGGTGAGCTCCGAGCCGGGGCAGGGGGCAACATTTACCATTGTTCTCCCTCTGGTTCAGGAACAGCAGTGA
- the metK gene encoding methionine adenosyltransferase, with product MSKLRNTHVFTSESVSEGHPDKVCDQVSDAILDACLAKDATSRVACETGVSTNFLVNMGEITCSGWDEINPERIARRVVNEIGYDREELLFSGDSFEYISRIHSQSSDIAQGVDEGKGLFEEQGAGDQGMMFGYATSATPSLMPAPIYYSHQLLLKLQQVRHQGTIEYLRPDAKTQVSVLHENGQPARITNVVISHQTDDVPLARIREDLVQLTRELLSPTGLLDNDTEFYINPTGKFVIGGPHGDAGLTGRKIIVDTYGGVGCHGGGAFSGKDPSKVDRSAAYYARYAAKNIVAAGLAEKCEIQVAYAIGVAKPLSVNVDTFGTGTVTDEKIQKVLESEEVFNFRPASLIQDLNLTRPAGWSYRDTAVAGHFGRSIFPWEQTDKVEALRTVLQR from the coding sequence ATGAGCAAATTGCGCAACACCCATGTGTTTACGAGTGAATCTGTCAGTGAAGGGCATCCTGACAAGGTCTGTGATCAGGTTTCCGATGCAATACTCGATGCCTGTCTGGCCAAAGACGCAACCAGCCGCGTCGCCTGTGAGACCGGAGTCTCAACAAATTTCCTGGTAAATATGGGAGAGATAACCTGTTCAGGCTGGGATGAAATCAACCCTGAGAGAATTGCCCGCAGAGTTGTCAATGAAATAGGTTATGACCGTGAAGAGTTGTTGTTTTCCGGCGATAGTTTTGAGTACATCTCCCGCATTCATTCGCAATCCAGCGATATCGCTCAAGGGGTGGATGAGGGGAAAGGGCTGTTCGAGGAGCAGGGGGCAGGCGATCAAGGGATGATGTTTGGCTACGCTACCTCGGCGACTCCCTCGCTTATGCCCGCACCCATTTATTACTCCCATCAGTTACTCCTGAAATTACAGCAGGTGCGTCACCAGGGCACAATCGAATATCTGCGACCGGATGCCAAAACGCAGGTTTCCGTCCTTCACGAAAATGGACAACCGGCCAGGATTACCAATGTTGTTATTTCCCATCAGACCGATGATGTACCGCTGGCACGAATTCGTGAAGACCTGGTGCAGTTGACTCGAGAGCTTCTAAGCCCCACCGGACTCTTGGACAATGACACGGAGTTTTATATCAATCCAACGGGTAAGTTTGTTATCGGGGGCCCCCATGGCGATGCCGGTCTGACCGGGCGGAAAATAATCGTCGATACCTATGGCGGTGTTGGCTGCCATGGTGGTGGCGCATTTTCTGGAAAAGACCCCTCCAAGGTGGATCGATCCGCAGCTTACTATGCACGTTATGCCGCTAAAAATATCGTTGCCGCCGGTCTTGCAGAAAAGTGCGAGATCCAGGTCGCCTACGCAATTGGTGTGGCCAAGCCCCTCTCTGTAAACGTGGATACCTTTGGCACCGGAACCGTTACCGATGAAAAAATTCAGAAGGTGCTGGAGTCCGAAGAGGTCTTCAACTTTCGCCCTGCCTCACTTATTCAAGATCTCAATCTGACCAGGCCAGCGGGCTGGAGCTATCGGGATACAGCGGTTGCAGGCCATTTTGGGCGGAGCATCTTCCCCTGGGAACAAACCGACAAAGTCGAGGCTCTGCGAACGGTTTTGCAAAGGTAG